Proteins encoded by one window of Bacillus spongiae:
- a CDS encoding sigma-70 family RNA polymerase sigma factor — MQCFEILSKQYEPMIHKIIQTLFIYKNKEEFYQTGLIALWEANERFDHHKGSFSTFAYSYIRGRLLTELANIRKNEERMVYPREEFWCSIKDEASPPFIQRELLLSYCFQLTENQTKWVLYTCVYMLSIQEIAKIENVSTSAVKKWRKGATDKIRGYLSTKSACVSNLFVY, encoded by the coding sequence GTGCAATGTTTTGAGATTTTGAGTAAACAATATGAGCCTATGATTCATAAAATAATACAAACTCTGTTTATTTATAAAAATAAAGAAGAATTTTATCAAACGGGTTTGATTGCTTTATGGGAAGCGAATGAACGCTTTGATCATCATAAGGGATCCTTCTCTACATTTGCTTATTCCTATATTCGAGGACGATTGTTAACGGAGTTAGCCAATATTCGCAAGAATGAAGAAAGAATGGTCTATCCACGTGAAGAATTTTGGTGTTCTATCAAGGACGAAGCTTCACCACCTTTTATTCAACGAGAGCTCTTACTATCCTATTGCTTTCAGCTCACTGAAAATCAAACAAAATGGGTGCTCTATACGTGCGTCTACATGCTTTCAATTCAAGAGATTGCGAAAATAGAGAATGTGTCAACCTCCGCCGTGAAAAAGTGGAGAAAAGGAGCTACAGATAAAATTAGAGGCTATCTTTCTACAAAGTCAGCATGTGTAAGTAATCTATTCGTTTACTAA
- a CDS encoding helix-turn-helix domain-containing protein: MDQYRDLYIGDTIKELRFHFGISQKDLASGICTQSLISQIENESIVPNSILLKQIAYKLGISLDSLFLMAEYPKFNFVQNFRELVTKHIVNNDYFDALKLLKLQTNKSSLKKGNMYQFVLWAEGVCVYYEQKNTSRSIQILNAALNLSDSLIFSFQDAQILNSLAIIHAEEGKLKQSIGYFEKIVSIHDKLPFLTLNPLLTKVYYNLAKVLTLQELYEKSIDYCHVGISRSLKDESISNLGELYYQLGVNHEKMGNVNESIEWYQKSKSILDMKIPNDRVSIVNEKLSKLC, encoded by the coding sequence TTGGATCAATATCGTGACTTATATATAGGAGATACAATTAAAGAATTAAGGTTTCATTTTGGCATTTCACAAAAAGACTTAGCTTCTGGGATTTGCACACAATCTTTGATTAGCCAAATTGAAAATGAAAGCATTGTTCCTAATTCTATTCTTTTAAAACAAATAGCGTATAAACTGGGGATCTCCTTAGACAGTTTGTTTTTAATGGCAGAGTATCCAAAGTTTAACTTTGTCCAAAATTTCCGTGAGCTAGTGACAAAACACATCGTCAATAATGATTATTTTGATGCGTTAAAGCTACTGAAACTACAAACCAATAAATCTTCCCTGAAAAAAGGGAATATGTATCAATTTGTGTTATGGGCAGAGGGCGTTTGCGTGTACTATGAGCAAAAAAATACTTCCCGCTCGATTCAAATTTTAAATGCTGCATTAAACCTTTCAGATTCTCTTATCTTTTCTTTTCAAGATGCACAGATTCTAAATAGCTTAGCCATTATTCATGCAGAAGAAGGGAAGCTTAAGCAGTCGATAGGTTACTTCGAAAAAATTGTTTCCATCCACGATAAACTCCCTTTCCTTACCTTAAACCCACTGCTAACAAAGGTTTATTATAATCTTGCTAAGGTCCTAACGCTTCAAGAGTTATATGAAAAATCCATTGATTATTGTCATGTAGGGATTTCTCGAAGTTTAAAGGATGAATCCATCTCTAATTTAGGTGAACTCTATTATCAATTAGGCGTCAACCATGAAAAAATGGGTAATGTAAACGAGAGTATAGAATGGTACCAAAAATCTAAAAGTATTCTCGACATGAAGATCCCCAATGATAGAGTCAGCATCGTAAATGAAAAGCTCTCAAAATTGTGTTAA
- a CDS encoding manganese-dependent inorganic pyrophosphatase, with amino-acid sequence MEKTLIFGHKNPDTDTITSAIVYADLKSQLGANVEPIRLGDLNGETDFVLKYFPVEIPRLVTNVSAEAKTVILVDHNEKQQSADDIDDVRVLEVIDHHRIANFETSDPLYYRAEPVGCTATILNKLYKEKGKNISKEMAGLMVSAIISDTLLLKSPTCTEEDVEAAKELAVIAGIELDKYGLEMLKAGADMSTKTVAELITLDAKEFTMGDSKVEVAQVNVVEENDVLGRQAELEEALSAIIEDKGLDLFVFVVTNILTNDSTAIVLGRKADSVEEAFNVRLDHNKALLKGVVSRKKQIVPVLTSALK; translated from the coding sequence ATGGAGAAAACGCTTATTTTCGGACATAAAAACCCGGATACAGATACGATTACATCTGCAATCGTGTATGCTGATTTAAAATCACAGTTAGGTGCCAACGTAGAACCGATTCGTTTAGGAGATTTAAATGGCGAAACAGACTTTGTGTTGAAGTATTTTCCGGTAGAGATTCCTCGTCTAGTCACAAACGTTTCAGCTGAAGCCAAAACAGTTATTTTAGTGGACCACAATGAAAAACAACAAAGTGCAGATGATATTGATGATGTTCGAGTGCTTGAAGTAATTGATCATCACCGTATTGCAAACTTTGAAACAAGTGATCCGTTATATTATCGTGCAGAACCTGTTGGTTGTACGGCTACTATATTAAATAAACTATATAAAGAAAAAGGTAAAAATATTTCAAAAGAAATGGCTGGGTTAATGGTATCAGCAATTATCTCAGATACATTACTATTAAAATCCCCTACTTGTACAGAAGAAGATGTAGAAGCAGCTAAAGAACTTGCGGTCATTGCAGGAATAGAGTTAGATAAATATGGACTGGAAATGCTAAAAGCCGGTGCCGATATGAGTACGAAAACCGTTGCAGAATTGATTACTTTAGATGCGAAAGAATTTACGATGGGTGATAGTAAAGTAGAGGTTGCTCAAGTCAATGTTGTAGAGGAAAATGACGTCTTAGGTCGTCAGGCCGAACTTGAAGAAGCTTTATCAGCAATAATAGAAGATAAAGGATTGGATTTATTTGTTTTTGTTGTAACGAATATCTTAACAAATGATTCAACTGCCATTGTCTTAGGAAGAAAAGCGGATTCAGTAGAAGAGGCTTTTAACGTACGTTTAGATCATAATAAGGCCTTGCTTAAAGGCGTTGTATCTCGAAAAAAACAAATTGTTCCAGTTTTGACAAGTGCATTAAAGTAG